GATGCATCATCACATTATTTAAGTTTCATTAAAAATCATAAATTAAACAACCAGCAGAGAAATATATTTCTGAATCATCTTGGTTAGCTGTCTTTAAATACAGTGCAAACATTATTTGTACAATAAAACGTATAAACGCATGCCCCACAAATCTTTAAATGGCATGCACCATAAAGAGATTACTAATTCATAAGGACGTGCCACTGTGCAGAAAAAGTATCCTGGAATATACCTTTTAAAACTATCAGGCCTTAATCCCTTTGAATAACTGGTTCCTTAGGTAAAGGTTACAAAAAAGTGACTTTCCATCTACTTTTAGGAAGTAAAGGCCTTATATGGAAGCAGGACTCCCCTGTTGATTCTTACTTGAGAACTCATGCCACTGACAATCACGAATGTTCCAGCAGGTATACATCTCCTGCTGCTATGAATAAAATCTGTTGGTTTTGTGATCAGTTTGAGATATTTCAGTTGTAAACACATTTATAGTAGGTTTGAATGTTTTTACACTTACCCACTTTCCTGTAGCACCTCACTAGGATCTAGGGCTGTTTCTGGGGTATCTTCAGTTGGGTTTTGTTCAGGTTTCTCCTCTGGATGCTCAGCGTTTGTTTTCTCTGATTCTAGATGCTCAGTTGTCCGCTCAATTTCATCAGATAGCTCCTTTGCTGTGGATTCAGAGAGCTCAATGACCTCATCTTTGATTTTTGCGGGTTCTTCAGGCTCGGCTTGATGCACAGCAATTTCTGGGCTACTTTTTGGCACTGGATGCTCTTCAGGGGGCTCCTCTCTGATTTCTCCCGGCTCCTGTGTCTGCTCGTGAATTTTATGAGGTTCTACAAGATCTACGTCAGGATGTATTGTGTTGATGGCTGTATTTTCCTGAGTGATCAGCTCTGGTCCCAGAGGAGCAGCTACCTCCTCAGTAGGAGTGACAAACTCCCGTTGAGGAGACTCCAGAGAAGGGAGGGGTCTGAGGAAACAATGTGAGAGAAGAAGAGAGTGTTGGGAGAATACTTTCAATTTGCACCACATGTAAAAGAAACGACTGACAAATAACAAATGTTCGTGTTTGTCAAGGTAGAGCAGTCTGTGTGTTTTTAACAAGTGCCATATATAAAAGtgagtgtgcgtgagtgtgttgGTGCACAATGTCAAACCGTGTTTGTTGCATGGAAAAGTGGGGGGAAAAGCCCCATTCTAGTTGTGCAGCGATATCGCAGCTGATGTCATCTTTTCAATATAAAGGGCAGCATTACTTCCAGTAATGGCCTCGACATCTGCCCCAAGCTGCACTGCTGTAGTCAACACAAAGTGCAGCAGTGTGCTTACCTCCTCATTCATATTCATTGTGAGCCGCTCTCTTCAACAACACTCTAAACAAGGGTTCGACATTGTGTCACTGGAGGGCTATAAACAAGTGAAGCCACACTAACAACTTTAAAGTACTTGGCAATTGTTTTAAAGACATTTGTCTATGTAAAATATAATGTATAATCTGTATTTTTCCAGTGGTTCTTTATTGTTGAAAAGTTCAATGCACCCAAAAAGTAGtaatttcattaggtacacattGCACAATACATCTTCAATATCAAAAATGCAATTATGGTCATTTAATATTAAACGGAACTTATGATGAatattaatctacatttaaaaacaCTGCCTTGTTTACGAGATAATATTTACCAGTATTggacatgcatccatccatccatccatccatccatccatcttcttccgcttatccgaggtcgggtcgcgcgggcagcagcctaagcagggaagcccagacttccctctccccagccacttcgtctagctcttcccgggggatccccaggccagccgggagacatagtcttcccaacgtgtcctgggtcttccccgtggcctcctaccggttggacgtaccccaaacacctccctaggtaggcgttcgggtggcatcctgaccagatgcccgaaccacctcatctggctcctctcgatgtggaggagtagcggctttactttgagttcctcccggatggcagagcttctcaccctatctttaagggagagccccgccacacggtggaggaaactcatttcggccgcttgtacccgtgatcttatcctttcggtcatgacccaaagctcatgaccataggtgaggatgggaacgtagatcgaccggtaaattgagagctttaccttccggctcagctccttcttcaccacaacggatcggtacaacgtctgcattactgaggacgccgcaccgatccgcccgtcgatctcacgatccactcttccctcactcgtgaacaagactccaaggtacttgaactcctccacttggggcagggtctccttcccaacccagagatggcattccacccttttccgggcgagaaccatggactcggacttggaggtgctgattctcattccggtcgcttcacactcggctgcgaaccgatccagtgagagctgaagatcccggccagatgaagccatcaggaccacatcatctgcaaaaagcagagacctaatcctgcggccaccaatccggaacccctcaacgccttgactgcgccttgaaattctgtccataaaagttatgaacagaatcggtgacaaaggacagccttggcggagtccaaccctcactggaaatgtgttcgacttactgccggcaatgtggaccaagctctgacactgatcgtattGGATATGCGTTGGATGTAAATTTTGCTTGAGTCACTTGTATAACCTATTTTGAGTCTGTCTGGATAATGTTCTGATTGTGGAGGCGTTCCCATgcagattgcaaatgaaatcaCTTTTTCCTCTCCAAAAGCAATCctaatttatcttttgaaaatgttctATTTCAATATACATCTGAAAGTCATCGCGGCTATTCTTTTTCAGACATGGTCGAAAATAAACTTTGTAAAGGTTATATACATTCACACAGTTAGggtacattaggtacacctgcacacttgcCAATTGATTCAGAGAGtgcatttaaaaaattgtttctagccgcatttatgtcactgcatgtcgcACATTGGTGATATTAAGCACATGCCACGTTTCgatgaaaacatttatttttcgtACCATTATGTCTTTACTAATGGCCTGAAACTTTGGCTGAGAGCTTGATTTATTGTCTAAATGAGTTTGTCCACCAGACTGCAAAACACCATAACAGAGGCATACAAACCAAAATACACTACCTCATGATTTGACACCTTAGCATTATTTACCATGAGTATCCAACATTACACAAAACACAATGCTACATAGGCTCCCTTTAACTGTTAGAGGTATTTAACAATAAGTGTATCGTTGTAGTTGTAGTTAGCagggatgttaaaggcctactgaaacccactactaccgaccacgcagtctgatagtttatatatcaatgatgaaatattaacattgcaacacatgccaatatggccggtttagtttactaaattacaaatttaaatttcccgcggcgtttcctgttgaaaacgtcgcggaatgatgacgcgatgatgacgcgtgtttgtgacgttattggttggaggggacatattagcccagcaccacttacggctaaaagtcgtctcttttcatcgcacaattacacagtattttggacatctgtgttgctgaatcttttgcaatttgttcaattaataatggagaagtcaaagtagaaagatggagttgggaagtttttagcctttagccacacaaacacacagtgtttccttgtttaaaattcccggaagtgaagctttactatggatcagggcggtcaagcgaacatggatcccgactacatgtcaaccagcagttttcggtgagaaaattggggaaataagtcgcctcttaccggagatcagcggagtcaGCGTCCTCCTTCAGCTGccatgacttctctcagagactctggcgtcaaaacacccatggccacacccctccgactttaaggtactatttaactcactaaaacactagcaacacaataggcagataagggatttgccagaattatcctagtaaatgtgtctaaaaccttctgaatcgctctcactgccctcgtcttttttttttcttttctaggccttcactctaaattttctcatccacaaatctttcatcctcgctcaaattaatggggaaattgtcgctttctcggtccgaatagctctagctgctgctggctatgattgtaaacaatgtcaggatgtgaggagccctacaaccagtgacgtcacgcgcacatcgtctgctacttccggtaaaggcaaggcttttttattagtgatctaaagttgcgaactttatcgtcgatgttctccactaaataatttcagcaaaaatatggcaatatcgcgaaatgatcaagtatgacacatagaatggacctgctatccctgtttaaataagaaaatctcatttcagtaggcctttaacagctgTTTATAACAGTTCATATTTCTAAACATACCGTGAAATAACATACATGGTAGCATTATCATCTTTTTAGGAGCAGAGGTTTTGATGTAGCGCTTGTACTGGACTATATTGTGAGCAGTGAGCTTATATTCTCAGTTCGCTGTAGATTGTCTTGAGtagatgataataaaaaatatcattgTCACAAGGTTAACCCAAGAAATGCATCTACTGTAACTTTTGTTTACTCTCTCACCATCAGAACTAAAACCCAATTCATAATtactttaaacattatttttcaaGCTGCTACATCTCTTGTAAAGTATTCTGTTAAGTCTTCTTGTAAAGTAATTTTGcttctttagttaaaaaaaacaacaaaaaaaaatttaaatgcccCCTCATACTCTTGTGTTTACCTTATGTCTGTTCTCTCTTGTTCAGTCTGAGGGTCAGAAGCAGCTTCTCTTAGAGCGTGTATCCAGTTTGTATCTGGTTCTTGTGCCGTGAGTCCAAAAGGAGAGTTCTCTGACACATGTAAAGACCCAGACTTGCAGGCTGGGGTTTGTATCACCTCAGCTGGTGGATTTGGCAGGGAGATGTGATCATGAAGTTTGTCAGAATGGGAAAAGTCTGCCTGAGAGACCGATGTAACATCTTCTTGGCTGGGTGTATCTGTGGCTTTGTTGGGTTGTGGCTGGataattgtgtcattttccatatTTTTCAAAAGAGCACTGTTGCCATTAGAAGGCCAAGACGCATTTTCGGTGATGTTTTCAGACTGTTCTGAAACATCAATTGATCCTGGGTCTTTGTCTTTCATAACCTCATCTTTGTCGATTGCTTTATTGTCTATTACTTTTATCTCCCTACTGCACACTGCCTGGAAACCATCATTTTCTTCATCTAAAGCTGCATTGTTTCCCCTTGCAGTCTCATCTACATGAGATCCATTTATGGCCTTTTGTGCTACTGAACCATTTTGTGTGGCTGAGCTTTTATTGGAGCATTGCGGCTCAAGAGACTCACATACTGTATCCGGTATTTTACACCCTTCAGTTTCACTCTTGTGGGTTTTCACAGCCTGAGCAGCACTGTGATCCTTTTCTACTGCATTGCATATTTTTTCAAGCATCTTGTCATCCTGGTTGGCACTTTGACATGAGTCGGTATAAACATCATCACTATTAGTCACAACTTCAGTCAAAACAGAAAAACCTAAAGGTAAAAAAGCACAATCCTCTGATAAAGAATCAACAGAAAGAGTGCTTTCTACAAAGACAAAATGGTTTTCCTGTAGGTCTGCAGAAGAATCTGTTTGGTTGCTTTCCGGCTGACCTTTACTATCGACACAATTCAACAATTCCTTGTCATGTATTAAATCTGGTCCTACCCCCCGTATTCCCAACCCAGACTTTTTACTATTACTCACCTCTTGCTGCAAGGGTGTTTCTGTTTGCTCTAAGCCATTTTGTCCAATAGTGCCTCCAGAAACATCAATCTTGTCAACACCTAGAATCACCTGTGATTCCTTCTTCTCAACTTTTGCCAGAGCAACCACTTCCTCAGTGGTATTGTTGTCACCACTTAACAAATTTTGCCTCTCCGTTGTCTCTAAAGACCCATTGTTTCCTTTTACAAGCTCTGGAATAACAAAAGCAGGAGCTTGAATCGGTTTACTCTGGCAATTTGCCTTTCCTTCATCTTCAAATGTGTCCACACCACTACCTGTCATTCCATCCGATGCATACTTGGATCCCAAACTTTGCTCCTGTTTCTTCTCTTTATAAGCCAAATTGCTCATTTCAATGTTTGAAAAAGAACCCATTGATATGTCGTTGTTGTCCTTAGGCTTCTTTTCTTCTGTTAAAGTCTGGTTAGAGATATCACCAAGTTCACGCTTTCCTGTTTCCTGTTCAACATCTGTATCAGACTCTTTACTCTGTTTTGTCATCGCATTGCCTGTCTGCAGTTTGCCGCTCTCTTTTTTCTTTCCATTATCATGCTGCTGATCTTTCTCACTGAGTGACACAGAAGTTAGGTTGGCCATGTTCTGTTTCTCTTTGATAACGCACAGTTCAACTGTATCACAAGGCTTGTTAGAGATGAGGGTGCGGTCTACTTTATCTTGGATCATTACATCATTTGCCAGTACACATTCAACTCCAGGAGGTTGTTTTTCCTCTTGTAAAATTTTAATTTTATCATCAGCTGTCAAAGAGGTGATAAACTCAACATCATTCTTTCTATTTGCCtgtgtcaaaccatttttttctgCTCCACCATTATTTTCTCTGTGTTCCTTATCCTCTGCCGAATACATACCGGTATATGTCTTATTGACCAAGCTATCGTCACAGTCAGGAAGCGCAACATCACATCCATCGACCACCTCCAAGTGACTCAACATTGGGCCTGTCGGCTGCAGCATCAGAGGATTACTGGCACATTTCTTAATAATAGGAATTGACCGCTCAGGGGCTGCCACCTCTGATATTTCTGACTCATCCCTTATTAGTTGAACAGGTGCCTCAGACTTTCGGTCTATCTTAGATTCAATCGGATCTATGCTAGAAAGTGCATGAGCGGGTAGTTTATCAATCTCAGGTGGAAGCTGAAAGCTGAGGTCCCTGGGCTTTGTCTGAGGAGGGACTGAACAGCTCAACACCCCAGTTTCAGCATTAGAATTGCCATCCGTCTCAGTTGAGAGCTGTATGTCAGGTGACTCAGTAAATACATCATCCGTAGGTTTAGAGCAAACATTGCTGGCCGCAGGCACACAACTTGAACATTGTCTTTCATCGACCACACACCCATCACTTTTTATCTCTGGCGGCATGTCAAGTTTGATTGGTTCTATGCTGTCCATGTTAAGCTCACCCTTTTCCCTCacctcttcctgttttgttgacaccTCATCAGGATTTTTGTTTGGGTGCTCAACAATTGACTTGGTTAAATTCTCTGGTTCTTGATGGTCACCAATTAACATCTCTGGTTCTAGGTGCTCTGTTGTCGTCGTACTTTGTCCAGAGGACTCCTTAGATGGTTCATCAAATTCTACTTTATTCTTGTCGACTTCTATGGGCTCCTCTGTGGTTTTTGCTGGTTCTGTTGGCACTATGGTTTTTTCATGAAGGCCACCATGTTCTGTATTAGTAACTTTGTTTACTGTTAGTCTTTGAGGGGAATTTAAACTGTTTTCACATGTTGGATGCATTTCAACATTCTTGGCGCTATCTTCTGCATCTATGTCAATAATAGTCTTCTCCGGCTTTGGTGTATCTCCTGAGCTCTGATTAGGTGCATCATTTTTGGTAGATGTTGCCTCAGTGCAGCTTTCTGGCTTCTTTAAGCCAAAGTAGTCTTGGAAAATGTAGCTGGCTTCAGCAACAGGATGATGCAAACTTTCGTGTACTATCAATGGAGGCAACAAAGCACATCCCAGTACTGGCATTGACATGTTTCTCACCTCTACAGTGGCACTTTGATCTTCTTTCACGTCGTCTGCAAAGCGAACTCTGTTCCTTCCTTCACTTTTATCACATGCAGACTTACCCCCACTCCGAACCACACTGTATGTTTGGTTCTGAGCCTCTTCTTGAGTCTTGCTTGCTCTCTCGGTTGTTTCAGCATGCACCTGTTGATTGTTGCTTTCTGAAGTACCGGTAAGTGAAGTCTCAGTGATGGCTGACTCTTCACGTGAGAATCCCGAAGTAAGTGGCTCCTCTGTATTCAGATTGTGTTGGACGCTTTCTCCGCTTGCTTTATTGCTTTGTTCCCTGCGAGGTAATAGAAGTGAAAATGCTGCAGTAAGCTCCTCCTCAATGCACAGGCTCTCTGTGGCAGAAATGACCGGTTCGCCCCTGCACAGTGACTTCAGACATGACTCTGCAACATCGGTGGGAGGACGCATCTCTGTCTCAGCGGCCGACGCCCCTCTAGCAGCCCCATCCGGAGGGCTGAATAAACTGCACTCTGCCACTCCTCCCTCCACTCCTGCAGCACTATCATTCAGATGATCAGCACCAGCAAATATCCCATGGGGTGAATAATCAAAATTGCTTTCCATCCAGAGTGCCTCTTTTTCTTTGTCGCCCTCTTCTGCTGGAGAATAATCTGCTTCTGCATTGCTCGTCTCTCTCCGTCCTTTAGCACAACTCTCAGCAGAAGTGTGTGGCATTTTGCTTTCTTCACTCACAGCCTGTGTGCCTTTGTTTGAGAGGCCAGATGAGCAACAGACAGCAGAGCGCTGAGAGGTACGATCCTGGAACCTTTTTCTCTCTCCGTTCCTTTCTGGATCTCTCTCTCCTTTTCCGATGGTTGCAATGGGCTCAGTAGCTACTCCCTCTAATGAATCATGGCTCACGCTTTCTCCCTCACTTTTTATCACTTCTCCCATCGTGGGTGTTGTTAGTGGCAACGCAGCAGCCTCCACTAAAGCATCTTCAATGCCCCTCTCAGTGAAACTCTCTCCCACACAAACTCGGATACTGGAAAATGAGCTGTCCAGTGTGTGTATCTGTGCTTTAGTGGTAACATTATTCTCATGTGCTTGTGTATCTAATTCATTATCTGAAACATCAGCTGTAGTTTGAACATGTGTTAGATTTTGTATATTttgcatgttgttattgttgccaTGTTGAGCATCTGTTATACTTTGGTTATCAAACATATTCAAGTGTGTGGGAACATGGTTATAAAGGGATGGACAAGTTAAGTCCTGTTGGTTAGGAGAAGATGATTGGGAGGTGTTTGGTTTTTCCTTGCACCAAAAGTCATCATTAGGCTGTGCTCCACACGTCATAGTGTCTGTGTTTGTCACTGAATGCGCACTGAGATTCCCTGTATTTATAAGATGGAAGGCCTGTAATTCATTTTCAGCTTGTCTGGCCGTCCTGGTCTCCACTTCAGTTCCGTTGTTCTTCTCtggttttttctttttcttgtgcTTCTTTTTGTCTCTCTTTTTTGCCTTTTTATTGTCCACAAGCTCACCCTGTGCACTTCTTACAGAAGATGTTTGTATGTCGTCCTCGGCATAAGTATTAAAACATGCTTGTTGTTCTGAACGCATTTCTTCAACTGCAGCTTTATCTTGAAAATAAAATTCACTATACTCACATACTTCTTGAATAGAATTGTTTGTCTTTTGATCAATCTCACTGGGATTGATGTTGCACATTTTTAAGTACGTACGTTCTACTTCTGCAGCTGTGTCTTCCTCCATAGCCGGTCTATTACAATCTATTGAGCTCATTTCTTCAGAAACtacatttaaatcagtacttAAAATATGTCCTTGCTTACTAAATACAGAATTCTCAGTCACTGCTGATGTGTCAAAATCAATAGTTGGAATTTTTTGCTTTCGCTGCTCTTCTTTTATTGTTTCTTCTTTTTTAGTTTGTGGATATTTATCCTGGCTCCCAATTGTTTTTATTTCGCTCTTTGTCTCAGGGTTCTCTGTCCCAAGTATGTAGTCCTTGAAACTAAACACAACTGTATCCATTTGCCTATCCGTTGTCTCAGTGTttccatgtgtatttttgtttatGAGGTTGCTATGTCCAGACTGGTCTTCAACTTGTGGTTGTGATGATGACTCATCAAACTTTTTAACAGTTACTTGCCCAGTTTTCCTATCCTCTCCGTTAGACTTTTCAGACTGTGAGCTGATGGACTCTTTGACTTTAGGAACACTGAGTGAGACCATTTGTTCCTCACATTCCTTGAAAGCTTCCTGAAGCTGCTGGTCGAGTAGCATGCAAAAAGGAGGGGTCAAGGGTTGACCAGC
This sequence is a window from Nerophis ophidion isolate RoL-2023_Sa linkage group LG09, RoL_Noph_v1.0, whole genome shotgun sequence. Protein-coding genes within it:
- the tacc2 gene encoding uncharacterized protein tacc2 isoform X11; translation: MQFCRRVLCQPCSARVTSPQEDMEYRMGGCIGISHRRAEAYDEKLTQKDAEVLLTASTSSQQSFPPQADVPVITGVEESRVAAEEAREDKEELEFPHDLLPNLDFSSELNIWESSLGLKASSGHRICEHDNPLLAGLQHQMEVSHPLVVLENRPQASDPLLTDAPPSPQPTVKPQPAGQPLTPPFCMLLDQQLQEAFKECEEQMVSLSVPKVKESISSQSEKSNGEDRKTGQVTVKKFDESSSQPQVEDQSGHSNLINKNTHGNTETTDRQMDTVVFSFKDYILGTENPETKSEIKTIGSQDKYPQTKKEETIKEEQRKQKIPTIDFDTSAVTENSVFSKQGHILSTDLNVVSEEMSSIDCNRPAMEEDTAAEVERTYLKMCNINPSEIDQKTNNSIQEVCEYSEFYFQDKAAVEEMRSEQQACFNTYAEDDIQTSSVRSAQGELVDNKKAKKRDKKKHKKKKKPEKNNGTEVETRTARQAENELQAFHLINTGNLSAHSVTNTDTMTCGAQPNDDFWCKEKPNTSQSSSPNQQDLTCPSLYNHVPTHLNMFDNQSITDAQHGNNNNMQNIQNLTHVQTTADVSDNELDTQAHENNVTTKAQIHTLDSSFSSIRVCVGESFTERGIEDALVEAAALPLTTPTMGEVIKSEGESVSHDSLEGVATEPIATIGKGERDPERNGERKRFQDRTSQRSAVCCSSGLSNKGTQAVSEESKMPHTSAESCAKGRRETSNAEADYSPAEEGDKEKEALWMESNFDYSPHGIFAGADHLNDSAAGVEGGVAECSLFSPPDGAARGASAAETEMRPPTDVAESCLKSLCRGEPVISATESLCIEEELTAAFSLLLPRREQSNKASGESVQHNLNTEEPLTSGFSREESAITETSLTGTSESNNQQVHAETTERASKTQEEAQNQTYSVVRSGGKSACDKSEGRNRVRFADDVKEDQSATVEVRNMSMPVLGCALLPPLIVHESLHHPVAEASYIFQDYFGLKKPESCTEATSTKNDAPNQSSGDTPKPEKTIIDIDAEDSAKNVEMHPTCENSLNSPQRLTVNKVTNTEHGGLHEKTIVPTEPAKTTEEPIEVDKNKVEFDEPSKESSGQSTTTTEHLEPEMLIGDHQEPENLTKSIVEHPNKNPDEVSTKQEEVREKGELNMDSIEPIKLDMPPEIKSDGCVVDERQCSSCVPAASNVCSKPTDDVFTESPDIQLSTETDGNSNAETGVLSCSVPPQTKPRDLSFQLPPEIDKLPAHALSSIDPIESKIDRKSEAPVQLIRDESEISEVAAPERSIPIIKKCASNPLMLQPTGPMLSHLEVVDGCDVALPDCDDSLVNKTYTGMYSAEDKEHRENNGGAEKNGLTQANRKNDVEFITSLTADDKIKILQEEKQPPGVECVLANDVMIQDKVDRTLISNKPCDTVELCVIKEKQNMANLTSVSLSEKDQQHDNGKKKESGKLQTGNAMTKQSKESDTDVEQETGKRELGDISNQTLTEEKKPKDNNDISMGSFSNIEMSNLAYKEKKQEQSLGSKYASDGMTGSGVDTFEDEGKANCQSKPIQAPAFVIPELVKGNNGSLETTERQNLLSGDNNTTEEVVALAKVEKKESQVILGVDKIDVSGGTIGQNGLEQTETPLQQEVSNSKKSGLGIRGVGPDLIHDKELLNCVDSKGQPESNQTDSSADLQENHFVFVESTLSVDSLSEDCAFLPLGFSVLTEVVTNSDDVYTDSCQSANQDDKMLEKICNAVEKDHSAAQAVKTHKSETEGCKIPDTVCESLEPQCSNKSSATQNGSVAQKAINGSHVDETARGNNAALDEENDGFQAVCSREIKVIDNKAIDKDEVMKDKDPGSIDVSEQSENITENASWPSNGNSALLKNMENDTIIQPQPNKATDTPSQEDVTSVSQADFSHSDKLHDHISLPNPPAEVIQTPACKSGSLHVSENSPFGLTAQEPDTNWIHALREAASDPQTEQERTDIRPLPSLESPQREFVTPTEEVAAPLGPELITQENTAINTIHPDVDLVEPHKIHEQTQEPGEIREEPPEEHPVPKSSPEIAVHQAEPEEPAKIKDEVIELSESTAKELSDEIERTTEHLESEKTNAEHPEEKPEQNPTEDTPETALDPSEVLQESGHHPQPVPLLDLSTLTSATPEKTPPASARLPLSAHSIAQSEDPCPPSAFPCHLLLRSSDSDGAFETPESTTPVKAPADLQSQLQTTDDKAEDNLVKDSSSDLTSDLLCHSTSTVFDEDRPIAASGAYNIEPLASESTSQPLTRSLSLQGGELDTSGLPDGSVTKGFRPHSESFSVGTESAPGTLRRPKKARPGSVKKKPLLRQNSNPERPSSTSSTPELIKRVKPQAVTQELEEGDSPRTSPTGTLRNTRKCCVETSPPPVPEENSNTEPEGSLAAPALPLCQEEKPLPSSPPLKEDLPLPPSTSYKWDPDNFDSIDPFKTGGSKIANSPVLGRKSPASALIASFPESPPIAAVRQPSLSATTEEPPFDPEEQPIVPKRESVRLEFDYAEENSEASYTGSSPPKKVGKKPGVKMPLRKPKLGLKKAHPAQIEQMDNLKSAHNGNVEEMPISKSSYNFESDKWDDPNFNPFSTKTHISSSPKATESSYSFDPDNSIDPFKSSKKMACSPPKASASFDLSSNEDVENDNDNIGELEDQNQNKPAKKKKTPIKSNTFRVKRSPKKSLLSDPSQDADDPASLQPQDDHATDEEKLASSTSHKWADLNSDQQEFPQPSDLTSFVESSLQSAVQDYEIEYMEKIGSSSPPLSVKKPSLYLQLDSLSDTLKDAHDPNSPCTGSFEEMEAKITAAMKTPTLSSRPGPEGSSGEKGRKREIEALSRTQSTERDEQHRDVSCPSESSVSKNMLYARTAPSYIDGESPHLPKDLDHSLVIAREEVVTKEREVLEWQRKYEDSRLEVAEMRRIVAEYEKTIAQMIEDDQKEKSLSHHTIQQLIVEKDQALADLNSVEKSLADLFRRYEKMKDVLEGFRKNEEVLKKCAQEYLSRVRKEEQRYQALKIHAEEKLDKANAEIAQVRAKSKQEQAAHQASLRKEQMKVDSLERTLEQKNKEIEELTKICDELIAKMGKC